From the genome of Elusimicrobium sp., one region includes:
- a CDS encoding aminomethyl-transferring glycine dehydrogenase subunit GcvPA, which produces MFTPNTPKDQEEMLAKIGVSSVKDLLKQIPQELLYPALDLPKALTEQELSAHMQALAAKNRPLKNFIGAGIYEHFIPSAVGALSSRGEFLTAYTPYQAEASQGTLQTIYEFQSCICALMEMDVATASHYDGATALAEAVCACLRVNGRKEVLIPAALHPHYKEVLKTYLRYFEEVVLNEVPFDEKGTLALNSLKEKLSSGVSCFVLSQPNFLGALEEADTVSALVHEAGALLVALVNPLSLGVLKAPGAYQADFAVAEGQPLGNPMNFGGPGLGIMAAKKAYMRQLPGRIVGIAQDKNGERAFVLTLQAREQHIRREKAASNICSNEALCALNAVIYLTLLGPKGLKEVDELNLERSHRLAELISQVPGYQIKFSAPFFNEFVVNCPKPACEVVEKMAAKGIGAGYALGKDFPGMENCLLVCATEMRTEEDLKAYADALGGI; this is translated from the coding sequence ATGTTTACGCCCAATACTCCCAAAGATCAAGAAGAAATGCTGGCTAAAATCGGTGTTTCTTCCGTCAAAGATTTGCTTAAACAAATTCCGCAGGAACTACTCTATCCGGCTTTAGATTTGCCCAAAGCCCTTACGGAGCAAGAGTTGTCTGCCCATATGCAGGCCTTAGCCGCCAAAAACCGTCCGCTTAAAAACTTTATCGGAGCAGGTATTTACGAACATTTTATTCCGTCAGCCGTTGGGGCTCTTTCTTCCCGCGGAGAATTTTTAACCGCTTACACGCCCTATCAAGCCGAAGCCAGCCAAGGCACTTTGCAAACCATTTACGAATTTCAAAGTTGTATTTGCGCGCTTATGGAAATGGATGTGGCTACCGCCTCGCATTACGACGGGGCAACCGCCTTGGCTGAAGCCGTTTGCGCGTGTCTGCGTGTAAACGGACGCAAGGAAGTGTTAATTCCCGCCGCGCTTCACCCGCATTACAAAGAGGTGCTAAAAACTTATTTGCGCTATTTTGAAGAAGTGGTATTAAACGAAGTCCCCTTTGACGAAAAAGGAACATTGGCCCTTAATTCTTTGAAGGAAAAACTGTCCTCGGGTGTTTCTTGCTTTGTGCTTTCTCAACCCAACTTTTTGGGTGCCTTGGAAGAGGCCGACACTGTTTCTGCCCTCGTGCATGAAGCCGGTGCTTTGTTGGTGGCTCTTGTCAACCCGCTTTCGCTCGGGGTGCTTAAAGCCCCCGGAGCCTATCAAGCCGATTTTGCCGTAGCAGAAGGGCAACCCTTGGGTAACCCGATGAATTTCGGCGGGCCGGGCCTGGGTATCATGGCCGCCAAAAAGGCTTATATGCGCCAACTCCCGGGTCGTATTGTGGGAATTGCGCAGGATAAAAATGGCGAACGGGCTTTTGTGCTTACCCTGCAGGCACGCGAGCAACATATCCGCCGCGAAAAAGCCGCCTCCAACATTTGTTCCAATGAGGCGTTGTGTGCACTCAACGCAGTTATTTATTTAACGCTATTGGGCCCCAAAGGCTTAAAGGAAGTGGACGAACTGAATTTGGAACGCTCCCACCGTTTGGCGGAATTGATTTCTCAAGTTCCCGGATATCAAATAAAATTTTCCGCACCGTTCTTTAATGAGTTTGTGGTTAACTGCCCCAAACCCGCTTGCGAAGTAGTGGAAAAAATGGCCGCAAAAGGAATCGGCGCGGGATATGCGCTCGGTAAAGACTTCCCCGGTATGGAAAATTGCCTGCTCGTGTGCGCCACGGAAATGCGCACGGAAGAAGACTTAAAAGCCTATGCCGATGCTTTGGGAGGAATTTAA
- a CDS encoding glycine dehydrogenase subunit 2, with translation MLKHNELSIEKSRSGRRGVRFEKAQKEASGYLPSNLLRTQEPRLPEMSEFDTVRHFTRLSQLNYSLDSQFYPLGSCTMKYNPKAYDSLSVLPAFAAAHPFAPAQAVQGSLEALYNLQELLKTVTGLSAFTLQPAAGAHGELTGILTIRAYHDARKDFARTEVIVPDTAHGTNPATANMAGYTVVNIKSAADGCVDKEALRAALSEKTAAVMLTVPNTVGLFEKDIREIADMVHKAGALFYMDGANFNALIGIAKPADFGVDVMHLNLHKTFAAPHGGGGPGSGPVGAAAHVAPYLPKPFVVKKDGLYSLEDDRAESAGRMKAFYGNAAICLRGYCYLRQFDGNTLRTVAENAVLNANYVRESLKGKFNAFFDAVCMHECVLSIVPSQMNGIHTSDIAKRLLDYGFYAPTIYFPLIVPEAMMIEPTETESKEMLDAFVAVMEKIYNEIQTEPQTVHDAPHTQCVCRIDEVSAARNPNLKW, from the coding sequence ATCTTAAAACATAACGAACTTTCCATTGAAAAATCCCGCTCGGGCCGCCGCGGAGTGCGCTTTGAAAAAGCACAAAAAGAGGCCTCCGGTTACTTGCCCTCAAACCTGTTACGCACCCAAGAACCGCGTTTGCCGGAAATGAGCGAGTTTGATACTGTCCGCCATTTTACGCGTCTTTCTCAATTAAACTACTCGCTGGATTCCCAATTTTATCCTTTGGGTTCTTGTACCATGAAGTACAACCCCAAAGCGTACGATTCTTTAAGCGTATTGCCTGCTTTTGCCGCCGCACACCCATTTGCCCCGGCCCAAGCGGTGCAAGGATCTTTGGAAGCCTTGTACAATTTGCAGGAACTGCTCAAAACGGTAACCGGCCTGTCGGCTTTTACTTTACAGCCTGCGGCCGGAGCCCATGGAGAACTGACCGGCATTTTGACTATTCGCGCTTACCATGATGCCCGCAAAGATTTTGCCCGCACGGAAGTAATTGTGCCGGATACCGCTCACGGAACCAACCCTGCTACAGCCAATATGGCTGGATATACGGTGGTTAATATCAAATCTGCTGCCGACGGTTGCGTGGACAAAGAGGCCCTGCGCGCGGCTTTGAGCGAAAAAACTGCCGCCGTGATGTTAACCGTACCGAACACGGTGGGCCTTTTTGAAAAAGATATTCGCGAGATTGCCGATATGGTGCATAAAGCGGGGGCTTTGTTCTATATGGACGGGGCTAACTTCAACGCGCTTATCGGGATAGCCAAACCGGCTGATTTCGGGGTAGATGTCATGCACTTAAATTTACACAAAACCTTTGCCGCACCACACGGCGGCGGTGGCCCCGGTTCCGGCCCGGTGGGAGCGGCGGCACATGTAGCGCCTTACCTGCCTAAACCTTTTGTGGTAAAGAAAGACGGACTTTATTCCTTGGAAGATGACCGGGCGGAAAGTGCCGGCAGAATGAAGGCTTTTTACGGAAATGCCGCTATTTGTTTGCGCGGGTATTGCTATTTGCGTCAGTTCGACGGCAATACTTTGCGCACCGTTGCGGAAAATGCCGTCTTAAATGCCAACTATGTGCGCGAAAGTTTGAAAGGAAAATTCAATGCCTTTTTTGATGCGGTTTGTATGCACGAGTGTGTATTGAGTATTGTTCCCTCTCAAATGAACGGGATTCATACCTCCGATATTGCCAAACGCCTGTTGGATTACGGTTTCTATGCGCCCACTATTTATTTCCCGCTGATTGTTCCCGAAGCCATGATGATTGAGCCGACGGAAACGGAAAGCAAAGAAATGTTGGACGCTTTTGTGGCGGTAATGGAAAAAATTTATAACGAAATTCAAACCGAACCGCAAACCGTGCATGATGCCCCGCACACTCAATGCGTGTGTAGGATAGACGAAGTCTCTGCCGCGCGCAACCCGAACCTGAAATGGTAA